The genome window TGGCGAAGTGCTGAAAAGAGCAAATCGCTTTGGTGGTTGGCCTTTTGGCATCAACTGGGAATATAACGGCAGATCGGCGAGGAGAGGAATTctaaatatgctcaagtgactGCAGCTGGGCTGTAAAAAATATCCCACTAATTGGTTTGTAGCctgtgtgcttgacaagtagaacctctgtgttcaGAGAGAaaaggcctgtgagaaactcacAGGCACCTTATCGAATATGTCAATGGTATCAATAAGAGCCAGAGAGCTGCTTCAAACCATGGCTGCTAGAAACCACATGGAAAAAGCAAGAGATTGTCAGAAATCCTTTTCTTTGACCGCACAAGCTGGAGAATGGGAGGTGAGGAATGTGCTTTTCAGCGATGAGCTAAGCCCTTGTGGAACAGTAACTATTTTAGATACGTAGGTTTCAATATTCTGACCTCAATCCGGTCAGACTCACGGGCCAAGTGACCATAATCAAGTTGTATGCCTGTCCTACAGAACCAGCAGAAgacttttaaattattcctAAACCAGGTCTTTATATCAGAACTGTAATCACACGTAACTCACCTTCCTAGCATCTTCACCCACTGATCGCAGATAGTACTTTTCATCCTGAAAAGAACATAAGAAGagaattgtttgtttttttttttttaaataagaattaCGAACACAAAGAGcctgtattttctcattaatcTAATGCAGGGCTTCATGAAATACAGTACAAATACATTTACAAATCAGCTACTTCGTTCTACTGCCTTTactctgctgctccctgctgtTCACCTCcagaagcaggaaaaatgtGTTCACTGAGATCAGAAAAGTGGAGGGAGACTTGTCAACTGCTTCAGCACTGCTGTTACTGAACGGCTTCAAAGCAAATGCAGGTTATAGTTTAAATTCTTCGGAAGACTGATGCAGGAAGCTATTGCATTTGGCTTCAAAACTTCAAGCACTCCACGTAGCACAAAGGGTGAAAAGCATGTCTGCACTCAAAGCCGTCTGCTTCTTCATCACGCCCGTCTGAAAATCCCCCCGTTTGAACACTGATGCGTGAAGGCAGCCACACGTTTGCCACCCACATTACAATAAATCcatatttgcattttgttaGCAGCTGTAATCAAACCCTAAAATACCTTCGTGACATTGTCTTGCAAAGCACATAAATGATACAGTTGTTATTCTAAAGCAAGGCTTGATTTCTCAATTTTATGCTGGAATTTTTGCTCATGTAAGCAGTTTTTGGTAACAGAAACATGACCACTGAAGTTAACCACACTGTATGCATACAAAGCTATTTCCAAGAAAAATTATCTTCTCCCcacattttttcccctggcttCAAGCCACACAAAATGGTTAAACCTAAGATCAAGCCCGGAGTAAGACTCAAAATTATAATGAATTACTTTTCCCTCCATTTAGTGGCAAAATAACCAACAGAAGAACCTGTGACAGTGAGGAAATTACCTCCGAAAGAAAGTACTCCTTGTGTttgacttcagctgctcttcGTACAAATGCGTCAAAAGGCAGAGttctgaaatagaaatatttgcatttatacAATGAACTGCTGTGACAACACGTGCTCTAAATGGCAGGTTTAAAATTACAAGCTCTTGAGAATGTAATATgctgatttttgtttatttttttaacatggtGCCTAACCAGCATTTGCAGTGGATGTTTGAAGAGCTGAACTAAGACAGAAATCCTACATTTACAAACCTCTCTGCTTTAGTAAATGTTCACATGTACATCCAAACAACACTGGATCACTTTTAGGCTTGTTCACTGTACATTTTTATACACCTGCAGAAAAGCTCAGCATCAAGAAAACTCCTGCAGGTgttatatatgtttatatatatatatatatatatatatatatatatgcattttctgctttgaatttGCGCATGAACACAGATACCTATCTTCATTGGTAGATCtataacatttatttcagttacctgatttttttaaaatatgtgctaCCTCAGCTGAGCACAACACATGAATATTGGTATTTTCAAGTGCttctttaatgttttccttGAAGTTATTAAACACAACTTCAGAAGATCCAAAAAGAATCACTGGGCGTTAAAGCCTGTCCCTCTGAAGTCAATAAAAGTGATAcctatttatttaaacaatgGGAGCTTCTCATAAGGATGACAGATTTTGGCATCAATTGACAGCTGAATGGCAAACCAAGCACAAGTAGTAATACAACATGCATTCACTGTTATGAATATTAATTCAAAGTTATGTTCATTCAACTCACCATCTCATATTAAGTGTCAGAGGATAATTAATATATTGcatgtaaatataaaatttcAGAGCAACCACCAAGGTTTGGAGGCAAATATCATTGAGcaaagtttttttttgtgatcacagaatcccagaatgtgaggggttggaagggacctggaaagctcatccagtgcaatccccccatggagcaggaacacccagatgaggttacacaggaaggtgtccaggcgggttggaatgtctgcagaggagactccacaacccccctgggcagcctgggccaggctctgccaccctcaccaggaacaagtttcttctcatctttaagtggaacctcccgtgttccagtttgcacccattaccccttgtcctgtcactggttgtcaccgagaagaacctggctccatcctcctgacactcatcctttatgtatctgtaaacattaatgaggtcacccctcagtctccccttctccaagctccagagccccagctccctcagccttttcctcacacgggagatgctccactcccttcagcatctttgttgccctacgccggactttctccagcagttccctgtcctgctggaactgagagggcccagaactgcctcTTATCCCTCCTACCAGAGCGTGACCTGCATCTGACAGCACACAGACCACTTCTCTAAACATTTCAGGCTTGGCGGTAAGAGCCAAATACAACCACCACTGAAGccaatggaaaaacaaacaaacaaacccgaCCCTCAGACTTGAGCTGAACTGTTACATCTTGCCCGTTTACATTTGCTGCTGAATAAAGTGGGAGCACAGATCCACAGCTGCTTAAAGTGGTGCTGTCACGGCCCTGCCCTTGCTGTCTGCCCTCATCAGCCCTTCTGCCAGCGCCGGCGCTCATCTGACCCCACGGTGAACCTGCTTGCAAAGCTAAACCAGCAGAGAAACATTCCGATTTCTGCAGCACGTCACATGGCTGAATGAGTTCCAGAACCAACACAAAGCCAGGGCAGGAGCGTGCGGCTTGCAGCAGGACGGCAGTGCCGCTCATGTGCATCCATTTACAGCCATGGAACCGAGCCGTGAGCCCCCAGTGTTCCTGTTCCTCTAGTTCTGCTTATTCCCCCCTCGTGTTAGAATGCGGGGCTTGCTGCGGAACGGGCCAAAGCTTCCTGAATTTCAAGCGAAGCAGGTGAAAGTCCCAACACCTGCTGGCTGTCTACCAACTGCTGGAGGTGAACTCACAGCAAGAGGTGTGAGAAACAATGAGAAACAAAATAGAGCACGGAAAAGGAAGTATGGAGATAAGGCAAAGTCATTTGAGCACAACCTCATTTCAAAGACTCAAAAGTTCATTATGCAGGGAGCAGGTTATAGCATGATTATTAGGTGTTTTTTCCCCCGAACAACAGGCCTGTAGCTTGTTTCCACCCACAACATGTGTTTCTGCCTTCCTAAAACTCTAACAGATTGAACATATCTTGTTCCCACTTAGGGAAAACAAAGGACAACCAAAATAAAGGTTTTTACCCTTGAACAACAATGCCATGACTGAGACGGGATGAACTCcgagaaaatattttggcagCTACATGAGACAAACTTCAGAGGAGATCAAGAGTTTATGGGACCCACATCAGGATTAAAGAGCTGGTGAAACGTGTGATATCCAGTAGTTTGAACGTCCTGAGAACTGCACGTGCTGACTCTGAAAGGAGCTCAGTTTTAATTAGTACCTCTCTGGAGTGCAACGGTGCGCCTGCCACGTGCCAGCACTTAGAGAAGTTCAGACACACGGTGAGTCCAAAACTAGCACTATtcagcaacacagaaaacacaccaCATAATGAGAATAAACCAGCATATCATCTGGTATCAAGGGTGGTTTTGTTTCGGTTTTTATTAACACCAGCAAATGCCAGGCTCAAATTTCCCACAAGGGTGCTCTGTCAAAAATATGACACTTCTTCATGCCGCCACTTCTAAGGCCCCATTTGGCTCCCCCTTTCACCCTTGTGGTATTTATTCAGGGTGTTGAGATATTTGTGGAATTAAAATAAGAGGGAAATCAAGGACAGCACTTTGGGGCGTAATTTAAAGTTTTCACAAACTATCTTCATATTCTCACCCTCAGCTTCAAACAGGTGCGCTGTATGTCTGAATGTTACAAGCATACAACATTAAATACAAGAGGCCTTGGGATGAAGTACCTATACACAAAGTTCTTACTGAGGAAATCCATCTGTGGCACTGCAGAGACATGAATTTTGACTTCTTTAGATCCTTCAGCTTGGCTCAAGTAATCTACTGTCCACTTGGTTGTGCAAGTGCCCAGTTCCATTCCTTTCAGCACTACTGGCTTTCTctaagaattaaaagaaaataaaataaaaacaatggtGAAATGATCATAGCATCcagtaggaaaaacaaacaaacaacaacaaaaaacacacaaaaacccccacaataGATTTAGTTTTTTCAAACTAAGTACAGGCAAACAAGTCAGTTGAGTATCAGGACCCACTACACAAAGTCATTgaataattttggtttgaaaagcccctcaagctcatcgagtccaaccataacccacccctggcactgccccatgtcctgagaacctcatctctgtctgtccaaccctccagggatggtgactccagcactgccctgggcagcctgttccaatgccacacagccctttggggaagaaattgttccccacatccaacctcaacctcccctggcgcaacttgaggccgtttcctctgctcctggcgcttgttcctggggagcagagccgaccccccctggctccaagctcctttcaggcagttcagagatcagaaggtctcccctcagctcctgttctccagctgaacccccaggtccctcagccgctcccatcacacttgtgctccagcccctcaccagctccgttcccttctctcaactcgctccaaaTCCTGACCCCAGACTCGCGGCTGGGCCTCCCCCGTGCCCACGCAGGAtcacagctgctctgctctgctctgctcgcAGCCGAACGCAGAGCCCCGTACCCGCGGGTAGATGTCCCTCAGGAACCGCTCCCGCGTCACCCCCTCCAGCCGCTCCACGGGCACCACCGCCATGGCCGCTTCCGGCCGCGTCCGCCGCTCCCCGGGAAAGCGGCGCCCGCGCAGAAACGTTCCACCCGCTCCCGCCGGCGCGGCCGGGGACAAGCAGGtccctccctcctcccgccGGTCCCTGCGCGCTCCTCGGAGCCGGCGCCATCATAACCGCCGGTGCCCCGCACCTCTAGCGTCCGCCCCGGCGCGGGGGAAccagcggcggcggctccgTTTTCCCCCGGACGGAGCGGTGCGGCGCGGAACACGCACGCGCCTGCCATGGCGCTGCGCGCGGCTCCCGCCCGTTGGCTCTGGCGCGCGCTGGCGGCCCCGGGCGCCCTCCGGGTCGTACCGCCGCCTCCTCGCGCCGCCGCCTcagccccggcgctgcccccggcccggccccgctgcaCCGGaaccggcaccggcaccggcgggCACGGCCCGGAGCGAGAGGGGCCGCGGCGGCGAGTGCTGGTGGTGCGGGTCACCAGCCCCCTCGCCTGGCTCCGCACCCGCTTCTACTACCTGCTCATCCGGCTGTACTTCGACCAGGAGTTCAGCGTGGAGGAGTTCACGAGGGGCGCCAAGCAGGTGGGAGACGGGCTGGGAGCCGCCGTGTTCGGCTCGGGGGGAGAAGCTCCGGGGGGACTTTTGTgcgcctttcagtgcttaaaagggccCCATAAGAAGGATGGAGACACATgatggagggagtggagcatctcccgtgtgaggaaaggctgagggagctggggctctggagctggacaagaggagactgaggggtgactcattcatggggatcaatgtggaaagggggagtgtcaggaggatggagccaggctcttctcagtgacaaccagtgacaggacaaggggcaatgggttcaaactggaacacaggaggttccacttaaagatgagaagaaacttgttcctggtgagggtggcagagcctggcccaggctgcccagggaggttgtggagtctccttctgtgcagacattccaacccgcctggacaccttcctgtgtaacctcatctgggtgttcctgctccatggggggattgcactggatgagctttccaggtcccttctaacccctctgtgaaggagggagattcaggctggacatgaggaaggaactgttggccctgagggtggtgagagcctggcccaggtacccagagaggtggtggatgaaccatccctggagacatcccaggccaggctggacggggctctgagcaacctgagctggtgaagatgtccctgctcatggcaggggggttgcactagatgagttttgaaggtcccttcccacccaaaccctCCTGTGGTTCTGGAGGAACTGAGAATAATTTGATGCACACTTTTCTTCAAActtgtcttgttttcctttccaagatTCCAGAATTAAAATGAGCTGGTTTAGCTGTCCCCCGAAGGAGTATGAAGAAAGGTGCTTCCAGATGTTTTAGAGACTTCAAAGGAAAATGTATCTCCTCTTAGCAGATTCTGCTAAAATGACAAAGCTTAGGCAGGCAGAGAGCTGGTGCATATATGTTTCTCCAAATTTATGAAACCAGCAAGCTTAGTCAACACAAGATGTCAAAGAGGTAGTGATCTCAAAGCTGATGTGGAAAAGTTACAGTTACTTGCTGTGAAACTACAGTTATTGTAtttaactaaaaaagaaaacaaacaaaactcagaaCAAGACAACAGGGGACAGAATGTTAAAATGTTTAAGACCCATTTGAGACACAAAGAAAACCTACGCTGAATTAGTTGTTCTGTGCGCATAACCACCTGTTCTCCCCTgccctgtgttttgtttgggcaTTTTTACTTGCTATAGAGTCCTAAACACTCTGTCAGCATTTCACAAGTGCGCTGTTTGAATATGTAGAGGTGTTACTGTATGAAAATATGCCCGCAAAACTGAGGGGAAAAGACCTGTTGAGCTTCCCAAAGTTTAGAGACTAAACGGGATTTATAAAGAAACTTTATAAACTGGAGCGTCTTGTTTTGACCCAAACCAGGAGATGAGGTTGGAAAAGGGcagcggaaaaaaaaaaacttacagGGAAAGAAACTGTTTGAGTTCCcataaagagaataaaaacaacTTATGTAGATTATtgtaattgtttgtttgtttttactaagCTATGCATTCACTTGCCTGTTGTCAAAAGATTCAAAGTTTTAAATGAGAGGCTGAAAAGAAAACTTAGATTTTTATCTGCTCACAGAATCACTTTTTAACGCTGGAGAGCTTCCATTTCAGTGGTGATATACTCTGCAAACGCTGAAATCGTTAATCATGGAATATTTAGGTAGCTTATCACATTATGATGGATTTGTCCAGAAAACAAGCCAACCTAGTCTTATTTGTTCatgtatttctctctttttttttggtaggctTTTTCTGTGGTTTCGAAGCTCCTATCTCAGCGTAAACTTGACCTGCTGGATGAACTCGTGTCAGCAGAAGTAAGTGCTTTCCACCTCTTATTCTCACAATTGGTTTTCCCATTATGAAGTAGTAACAGGTCATCAACGTGTCATCTACAAATGCTGTCAGTTTTGTTTAACTTGCGAAAAACAGCACAATATGGAACAGGGCACTTGTTTGCCCTGCAGCTTTTTAGTGTTTACTTTCAAGGCCTGAAACTTAATTTGCTACTTCAGTTTACAAATGAAAAGCTcatgaaaacagtttttgtgAATGCAGGTACTCCAGGTGctgaaggaaaagctttctTTGCTCCCCGACAACCACAGGGATGCTTTAGCCGCTGACATTGACGCCATCATGTACACAACAGAGGGAGATGTTCGCATTTACTATGATGATGACGGTATGTTTGGAATTCCAAAACATTTCGGCAATGGGCAGTCTTGCATTCTCCTTAGGAGTGTGGTTCTGAGTATTGTttctcattccttcttcttcagtTTGTAGTTCATCTGTGTATCATTCCCTGATTTCCCTTTAAACCAGAAACTGAGAGATTATTGTAAGACTTTGTACCGTTTTGACTGCTGTTTAGGTCTTGTTCATTCCTCTTCTTTCGgaatttcagcttttaataTCATTATTCCTTCGAGATCTCAAACCACTCAAAAACTATGTTTCTACTATACGCAGAAAGCTGTTActtcagcaataaaaatatatattccaAGAAGAATAGTGAAGGCTAgacaatgaaataaattttgctgttttcatttctggttttgtggaaTATCCGTTGTTCTAGGACTTCCTGATTAAGTGATGAGCTtgaacaagtttttcttttggtaaaaCACCAGCATCATGTGCTCAGTTCACTACCAGACACAGTTGTGATGGTTTATTATCTAACCATGGATCTTTGAACGAGCATTTCAAATTGTCAGCCCCAGTAAGCTTTTCTCATGTTTACTGACATAAGGAGGTGCTTTTTTCTCCTAACTTGCTCCTGATCTTCAACTACCCTCCATACTTTTGTGTAATATCAATAGCTGGCTTAGAGCCTTGTAATAACCAGGTTTTCTTTGTATGGTCTGATTACGCATGATACACTCACGGTGAAATACAGGGTATTTCAAAACATGGACCTAATCCGTACTTGTGGTGCAGCGCAAATTGAGTCCATGTTTCTGAAACACCTTGGACATACCCTTCTGTGGCTTTAAATATCTTTATTGTTATTCTATCACGGTTCTTTATGGCTGAAGTCGGCTGCCCTTCCAGGGTGTCGCTAGAATATACACTAGATAGCAAATAGGAGTATTTCACCTCTGAGATCCACCTTatgctttgatttctttccaACAGGAAGAAAGTTTGTTAGCATCCTGATGCGTTTCTGGTACCTGAATGGAGCTAATCTACCTGATGCAGTCCCAGGTGAAACCAAAGTTTTCCAGATTGTGTTTGGGGAtgaaagcatgaaagaaaaaagacatctTTTAACAGCAAACTATGAGTAAGTTTGtcttttatgtgtgtgtgtccatgtgCATGGGTTAGCTGTGTGAAAAGCAGTTTGGGAACTGAAAGCATTCGctctgcaccagtgcagagcttGGTATGTTTTAATTTACCTTGATTCTAATCTAAGTTAGTTCTCATCCTTTTCATCCTGGTGTTTAAACGATTCACATGACTCTGATCCAAGCCCTCAAAGCACATGTTAGTAAGATGGATTTTCAGAGATTTACACTTGTAAATAGTGTCTGCATTAGTGCAGTGATCTCAGAGCAATGCAGAAACATCTGCGCAGCTGGCAAAATGTACTGGAAATGACATTCTCAGAAGCTGGAAATAGTGAGGATTTTTGTGAGAGAAATGCAGTATAGTCAATGACTTCTGCACCCGCGTTTGAAATGGGGAGACTCTGGGGCCTAGAGGAGCAGGAGCTCTAAAATACAGGAAACATTCTGAGGACACCAGTGCTTTTTGCTGGAATGAAGTTTTGTGGATCCCCCCTTAGCGCAATTCTGCATGTTTTTTTGAGTTGGACACTTCTGAGGCTTCGTTAACCTCAAGAACCTCCCCTGAAAGCCTTAAATATCTGTTCCTAATCCCCAGCAGGGAGATCTTCACAAGGTTGCATTCCTTCTGCTATTTACAGTGCTAACCTAAATGCAGATGGGTAAAGATGCTACAGGCCTTGGAAGCTTAGTATTGTAGTTATTGATATTATTAGTATTTGGGTGCTGGAGAAGGCAGTTTGCAGGGGTGGATTTGCATGTAATTGCAGAGCGGTGAGGTTGTTTATACTGTTATTTATACTGCTTTGGTCCACAATATGCAGGTTACTTGGGAGCATGAATATTCAGCTTGAAGCTCAGCCTTGTGTTTAGATGACAAGCAGTCAGAACTAACGTGCACAGGGACAAGGGCATTAGTGACTACACAAGGAAGATTCTTTGAAAATAGGGATGGATGTTTTCATTTGCCTAACAACTGCGGAATTTTCTTTCAGGGAGATTCAGCACTGTTAGCTTGATCTTCggtgtatttctgaaaatataaatactttCTAATGTATAGGTCGGTAAAAATGGCAATTTTCAGGTAGAATGCGTAGCATGTGATTTACTTTTACAATGCAGTTACACCATGCCATTGAATTAAACCCTTTATTAAAGAGATAAAGATCTGCCATGCAGCGATGTCCATGGTTTCTGCTATGAAAACCAAGTGCTTCCCTCATATCAAGGTCTTTACTGTTGCTGCCTGAGCCTGTCTGGGGGATCTGAACTCAAACCCTTGGAAACCagctctttgtttcttacttactGAATTAAATTAGATCTTCCGTTTTGGGGGCATAAGCATCAGAGTCAAAGGAGCTTTTACAGGAATAACTTGGAAATAAATACTTCTTCATGGTTCCTTGTTGGTGTTAGCAGCTCTTCGAGGATCAAATAAATTTTAACAACTCTTCACCTactgtctttccttttccaggTTCCAAAGGGAATTTACAGAAGGAGCAAAACCAGACTGGACAATTACACGAATTGAACATCCGAGGCTATTAGAATAAAGGCCTTCTAGTATTTTTATGTACTGTTGTAAATGTTCTGATGTAACAAATATCAGGCTTTTTTtgagtctctttttttctcttcctgccttCTTCTCCAAAAGAGGGATGAACTTTGTATGTCTGATTTCCCAGAACTGTTTCTGAAACTCACACTGTGCGGCAGCATCACAATAAAGCCTTTTCCCTggaacaggcaaggacaagTTTAATTGGTACTAATTAAGGCATTTACGTGGTGCAGTTTCACGCAGGCCGGTACTACGGGTGTGTCGATTTCTTCCATTCTGAGAAGAAATGGTACAACTTGTAGAAAACAACACTTGAATGGCTGGTGGCCCTTCTGAGTTATTTTCatatgcttctttttttccctagggACTGTACAATATATAACTGAATAATATGCAAGATGAGAGAGACACAGATAGACTTCCTAGGTTGTCTAGCCTCAGCAGTTCACTTTGAGGTAAACTTGCTTTTGAATATATTTGAGATTAAGAAATTTAGAGCCATTACGAGTATTTGGTACAGGATTTGcgtaagaaaaaaattgaaagaggACCTGACAGTGAAACTAAATTAAGGCCTCTTTTTGAAATGCTTGTTGAAGAAGTGAGCAAATCATTAAAATTAGATGTTGCAGTGTAACAATTTCCCAGTCCTCAGATTATTTCTGGAACATGAGATCCCTAGTGTAAGTAGCTTGAGATCTTTATATGGAGATCAACACATCAtcataacacatttttttaatccccTATTTCATATTTAACTAGCTACTCAAGTGTGTTGTAGCGATTCATACGGTGTTTTTGAAAGTGTAAAATAAGTATAATTACTGTGATTCACAGTAGTTGTGATTGAAAAgtataaattacattttccgTAGTTCAGCTGTTTTGGTGCAGTGATTTAATGAGGAGAATGTTTAAAGCTTATCAACAGGTTTTTATGTCAAACCTTGGCAAAATAATGCCAGTGTTTTGATCTGTAGCGGCTTGCCCTTATAATGGAGAATTTGTGCTTTGTCCTCTGGGGAAAGTTCAGTGGTGACACAGAGCCTTGTCTTCAGAGGAGAAACAagattctgtatttaaaataagatttttttgctttgtttgctatAAAATCGTGTCTTGATGTAAACAAGCTCCAAATTGATGATAACATATATCATTGGAAATTTACATGCATTATTTTGCTCTTTCCAAGTTGTCTTTGTCTTGTTGGTTTGGAGACTACAAACCTCCATCAGATGCAGAGGCACCCGTGGCCTTATTGCACCAAAAACGAATCGGAAAGGCACATAAATTACTAAGCTTACTGTGCTAGAAAGTGTTTTGCCTTCACAGTGAATAAACGTGGTGTAATTAAACTGGATTTACAGTCTAATATTGGCTTCAGAAGCAAACTCTACCACGTCACTCTTCCCAGAAAAACCCACAAGACAAATGCACACCCAACTTGGAAGGAGGGGACCAATGTGCATCTTCAAGAAGAGGATGTTGATATTTACTGGAAGCTTTGCCTCCTTTTTTACCTGCCGTCCATAAATTCTGTGCCATTCTTCAAGCTAGCTCCTAATGAATACACTTCTATATACTATAAAGGTTGTCTCAAATTCTCATGGCAAAAAGGATGAGTAAAGGGTTAAGTTTGCTCCATTGTGATGAAGACAAAGATGGAGGAGAGTATTGTCACGTAATTTGAAGATTTCCAGTGCTGCCAttcaa of Columba livia isolate bColLiv1 breed racing homer chromosome 7, bColLiv1.pat.W.v2, whole genome shotgun sequence contains these proteins:
- the MAIP1 gene encoding m-AAA protease-interacting protein 1, mitochondrial; its protein translation is MALRAAPARWLWRALAAPGALRVVPPPPRAAASAPALPPARPRCTGTGTGTGGHGPEREGPRRRVLVVRVTSPLAWLRTRFYYLLIRLYFDQEFSVEEFTRGAKQAFSVVSKLLSQRKLDLLDELVSAEVLQVLKEKLSLLPDNHRDALAADIDAIMYTTEGDVRIYYDDDGRKFVSILMRFWYLNGANLPDAVPGETKVFQIVFGDESMKEKRHLLTANYEFQREFTEGAKPDWTITRIEHPRLLE